A genomic stretch from Caldalkalibacillus salinus includes:
- the ytxC gene encoding sporulation protein YtxC gives MEIIRMRSLSSQRWEDIKPYLDDYLLGLQSFSFSHKFELDSGGYTTLKVTKYPDHVRLKDMLDIYTHTFCQAMAEYLIEHFEQEYIHHLIKSEYGFTDEQERDFIYSCCHQELFLHDKHKGRDEWKVAKRKNNVYKKLIEVARDGDPFNLEGILRFRLTEYTEDLCQTIEYAINELVVEQDYREFIHILRQFLTAQNPKIAFIHLYHVEDKQFIFYNEEGVPLTEETINGILENWVDPSVHHDDIMMSTLISIAPKRLIVHTHQPQHNIVQTLKHIFQHRMSICTKCQDCLEWKNTEENRGNKSGLVKR, from the coding sequence GTGGAAATCATAAGAATGCGGTCATTATCCTCTCAGAGATGGGAAGATATCAAACCTTATCTTGATGACTACTTACTCGGATTACAAAGCTTCTCTTTTAGTCATAAGTTTGAGCTTGATTCAGGCGGATACACTACTTTAAAAGTGACGAAGTATCCTGATCATGTCAGGTTGAAGGACATGCTTGATATTTATACGCATACTTTCTGTCAAGCTATGGCAGAGTACCTCATCGAACACTTCGAGCAAGAGTATATACATCACCTAATTAAATCGGAATATGGGTTCACGGATGAGCAAGAACGAGACTTCATTTATTCCTGCTGCCATCAGGAGCTCTTTCTCCACGACAAACATAAAGGCAGAGACGAATGGAAAGTGGCTAAGCGAAAGAATAACGTCTACAAAAAATTAATCGAGGTAGCCCGGGACGGAGATCCTTTTAATTTAGAGGGCATTCTTCGTTTTCGTCTTACTGAGTATACAGAAGATTTATGTCAAACGATAGAATATGCCATTAATGAACTCGTCGTCGAACAGGATTATCGCGAATTTATTCACATTCTAAGGCAGTTTCTCACTGCTCAGAATCCCAAAATCGCTTTTATTCATTTATACCATGTCGAGGACAAACAATTTATTTTTTATAACGAAGAAGGCGTCCCATTAACCGAAGAAACCATTAACGGTATTTTAGAAAATTGGGTAGACCCTTCCGTTCATCATGATGACATTATGATGAGTACATTGATCTCCATTGCACCGAAAAGATTAATCGTACATACTCATCAGCCGCAACATAACATCGTACAAACTCTGAAACATATTTTCCAGCACCGCATGTCCATCTGTACGAAGTGTCAGGATTGTCTGGAGTGGAAAAACACCGAGGAAAACAGGGGCAATAAAAGTGGCCTAGTCAAAAGATAA
- the rpmI gene encoding 50S ribosomal protein L35, whose product MPKMKTHKGAAKRFRKTGTGKLKRSHAFTSHLFANKTQKQKRKLRKAAIVSNGDYKRVKSLIAYKK is encoded by the coding sequence ATGCCTAAAATGAAAACTCATAAAGGTGCTGCTAAGCGCTTTAGAAAGACTGGAACTGGGAAGCTTAAACGTTCCCACGCGTTTACAAGTCACTTATTTGCTAACAAAACACAAAAGCAGAAGCGTAAATTACGTAAGGCTGCCATCGTAAGTAATGGAGACTACAAGCGTGTTAAGAGCTTAATTGCTTATAAAAAATAA
- a CDS encoding NupC/NupG family nucleoside CNT transporter, giving the protein MDFLWGILGILTVFAIAFLLSTNRKAISLRTVLGGLAIQLTFAFLVLKWELGRQALTKLTEVVSNIIDYANDGSIFLFGELASGEGAVIFAFQVLTIIIFFSALISVLYYIGVMQWFIRIIGGALHKALGTSKTESLSATANIFVGQTEAPLVIRPYVSKMTQSELFAVMTGGLASVAGSVLFGYHLMGVPLEYLLAASFMAAPAGLIMAKVLVPETDKSRSDESVELEADSESANVIDAAANGASVGLKLALNVGAMLMAFIGLIALINGFLGFVGGLVGYEALSLNMILGAIFAPIAFAIGIPWSEAVTAGQFIGTKIVVNEFVAYANFTESMDQLSEKTVAIISFALCGFANLSSLGILLGGLGGIAPERRGDIAKMGIRAIIAGTLASLLSASIAGMLF; this is encoded by the coding sequence GTGGATTTTTTATGGGGGATTCTCGGTATTTTAACTGTTTTTGCGATTGCTTTTCTGTTATCCACTAACCGTAAAGCGATCAGCTTGCGGACGGTCCTAGGAGGACTTGCCATACAGCTTACGTTTGCGTTTCTTGTATTAAAATGGGAATTGGGTAGACAAGCTTTAACCAAACTCACCGAGGTTGTATCCAATATTATTGATTACGCAAACGACGGTTCCATATTTTTATTTGGCGAGTTAGCAAGTGGTGAAGGGGCTGTCATTTTTGCTTTTCAGGTCCTTACAATTATTATCTTTTTCTCTGCCTTAATCTCTGTGTTGTACTACATAGGTGTAATGCAGTGGTTCATACGTATTATCGGTGGGGCACTACATAAGGCCTTAGGTACAAGTAAAACAGAGTCCTTATCTGCCACGGCTAATATCTTCGTGGGGCAAACGGAAGCCCCCCTTGTCATTCGACCGTACGTATCAAAAATGACACAATCTGAGTTGTTTGCCGTTATGACGGGCGGTCTTGCTTCTGTCGCCGGTTCGGTATTGTTCGGTTATCACTTGATGGGTGTACCGTTAGAATACTTACTCGCAGCCAGTTTCATGGCTGCTCCAGCCGGTTTAATCATGGCCAAGGTATTAGTACCTGAAACAGATAAGAGTCGCTCAGACGAGAGTGTGGAACTCGAGGCAGATTCAGAATCTGCGAATGTGATTGATGCGGCAGCTAATGGTGCGTCAGTAGGTTTGAAACTTGCTTTGAACGTTGGAGCAATGTTAATGGCCTTTATTGGCCTTATTGCTCTGATCAATGGTTTTCTTGGCTTTGTCGGTGGCTTGGTAGGTTACGAGGCGTTATCTCTTAATATGATCTTAGGTGCCATCTTTGCACCAATCGCCTTTGCCATTGGTATCCCTTGGAGTGAGGCAGTCACAGCAGGGCAATTTATTGGAACAAAAATTGTGGTTAATGAATTTGTCGCTTACGCCAACTTTACAGAGTCTATGGACCAGTTGTCGGAGAAAACTGTGGCTATTATCAGTTTCGCCTTATGTGGTTTTGCAAACTTATCTTCACTAGGGATTTTATTAGGAGGTTTAGGCGGTATTGCGCCTGAACGTAGAGGTGATATCGCTAAAATGGGGATAAGAGCCATTATCGCAGGGACACTTGCCTCATTGTTAAGTGCCTCTATTGCGGGTATGTTATTTTAA
- the thrS gene encoding threonine--tRNA ligase encodes MSDMLTVALPDGAQKEVEQGATVETVAASISPGLRKKAVAGKVNGTLVDLANSVQEGDTVEIVVGDSEEGLEVIRHSTAHIMAQAIKRLYGEVKLGVGPVVEHGFYYDIDMEHRLTEEDFPKIEKEMKRIVDENLKIEREAVSRQEAIDLYKEIGDEYKLELIDAIPEGDQVTLYRQGEFFDLCRGPHVPQTSKLKVFKLMNVAGAYWRGDSDNKMLQRVYGTAFTKKADLDEHLRLLEEARERDHRKLGKELDLFTNSQKVGQGLPLWMPKGATIRRIIERYIVDIEESLGYNHVYTPVLGSVDLYKTSGHWEHYQEDMFPAMQMDNEQLVLRPMNCPHHMMVYKQGIHSYRELPIRLAELGTMHRYEMSGALSGLQRVRGMTLNDAHIFVRPDQIKDEFIRVVHLIQAVYKDFGIEDYAFRLSYRDPEDTEKYFDDDEMWEKAQSMLKEAMDDLGTEYVEADGEAAFYGPKLDVQVKTALGKEETLSTVQLDFLLPERFDLTYIGEDGKQHRPVVIHRGVVSTMERFVAFLIEEYKGAFPTWLAPTQVQIIPVSSVHTDHALKVQEELRANGVRVDIDLREEKMGYKIREAQTSKIPYMLVIGDKEIEEHAVNVRKYGEQSSETIAFDAFKNALLEEIQTKKSRL; translated from the coding sequence ATGTCAGATATGCTTACTGTCGCACTACCAGATGGGGCACAAAAAGAAGTCGAACAGGGCGCAACAGTCGAGACTGTGGCCGCTTCAATTAGTCCTGGTCTGCGAAAAAAAGCTGTAGCGGGAAAGGTAAATGGCACCTTAGTAGACTTAGCTAATTCGGTGCAAGAGGGAGATACCGTTGAAATTGTCGTTGGCGACTCAGAAGAGGGACTGGAGGTGATTCGCCACAGTACCGCCCACATTATGGCCCAAGCGATTAAAAGGCTGTATGGTGAGGTCAAACTGGGTGTCGGTCCAGTAGTAGAGCATGGCTTTTACTATGATATTGATATGGAACATCGTCTAACGGAAGAGGACTTCCCTAAAATCGAAAAAGAAATGAAGCGTATCGTTGATGAGAATCTTAAAATCGAGAGAGAGGCAGTATCTCGTCAAGAAGCGATAGACCTATACAAGGAGATCGGTGACGAGTACAAGCTAGAGTTAATCGATGCGATACCTGAGGGAGACCAAGTCACCCTTTATCGTCAAGGTGAATTTTTTGACCTTTGCCGTGGGCCACACGTACCTCAAACGAGTAAATTGAAGGTATTTAAGCTGATGAACGTTGCCGGGGCTTACTGGCGTGGAGACAGTGATAACAAAATGCTCCAACGTGTGTATGGGACAGCCTTTACGAAAAAAGCGGACCTTGACGAACACTTACGTCTGCTGGAAGAAGCACGGGAACGTGACCATCGCAAACTAGGGAAAGAACTAGATCTCTTTACCAATTCACAAAAAGTGGGACAAGGTCTGCCGCTGTGGATGCCAAAAGGGGCCACCATTCGTAGAATTATCGAACGTTATATTGTAGATATAGAAGAGAGCCTCGGTTACAACCATGTGTATACGCCAGTCCTCGGTAGTGTCGATTTATATAAAACATCAGGTCACTGGGAGCATTACCAAGAGGATATGTTCCCCGCGATGCAAATGGACAATGAACAACTGGTGCTCAGACCTATGAACTGTCCACACCACATGATGGTGTATAAGCAAGGGATTCACAGTTACCGTGAGCTCCCTATTCGTCTAGCTGAGCTCGGTACGATGCACCGTTACGAGATGAGTGGTGCTTTAAGTGGATTGCAAAGAGTGAGGGGCATGACGCTCAACGACGCGCACATCTTTGTTCGTCCTGACCAGATCAAGGATGAGTTTATCCGGGTCGTACACCTTATCCAAGCAGTATATAAAGACTTTGGCATTGAGGATTACGCCTTCCGTCTCTCTTATCGTGATCCCGAAGATACTGAAAAGTACTTTGACGATGATGAGATGTGGGAAAAAGCACAAAGCATGCTGAAAGAGGCAATGGATGACCTAGGAACTGAATATGTCGAAGCGGATGGCGAAGCGGCTTTCTATGGCCCTAAGCTTGACGTACAGGTCAAAACAGCGTTAGGAAAAGAAGAAACACTCTCAACTGTACAGCTCGACTTCTTATTACCTGAGCGCTTTGACTTAACTTATATCGGGGAAGACGGCAAACAGCATCGTCCAGTCGTCATACACAGAGGCGTCGTGTCGACGATGGAACGTTTTGTTGCCTTCCTAATTGAAGAGTACAAAGGGGCTTTCCCAACTTGGTTAGCACCAACACAGGTACAGATTATCCCTGTATCATCCGTTCATACGGACCATGCGCTTAAGGTTCAAGAAGAACTGAGAGCGAACGGTGTCCGTGTTGACATTGATCTTCGTGAAGAGAAAATGGGATACAAGATTCGTGAGGCCCAAACAAGCAAGATCCCTTACATGCTCGTGATTGGTGACAAAGAAATCGAGGAGCATGCTGTCAATGTTAGGAAATACGGTGAGCAGAGTTCAGAAACGATAGCATTTGATGCCTTTAAGAATGCGCTCTTAGAGGAGATTCAGACGAAAAAAAGCCGCCTTTGA
- the infC gene encoding translation initiation factor IF-3 yields the protein MISLWRCYNISKEHLVNEGIRAKEVRVIGVDGEQLGIKPMREALQLAVDANLDLVNVAPNAKPPVCRIMDYGKFKFEQQKKEKEARKKQKVISVKEVRFSPTIEEHDYNTKMRNVVKFLKKGDKVKCSIRFRGRAITHSEIGRQVLDRLVKDIADIGEVESKPKMEGRSMLMILAPKSEK from the coding sequence TTGATATCATTGTGGAGGTGTTACAACATTAGCAAGGAACATTTAGTCAATGAGGGGATTCGTGCCAAGGAAGTCCGTGTTATTGGGGTTGACGGAGAACAATTAGGAATTAAACCTATGCGCGAAGCTTTACAGTTAGCGGTAGATGCCAATTTGGATCTCGTGAATGTAGCGCCAAACGCTAAACCGCCAGTCTGCCGTATTATGGACTATGGCAAATTTAAGTTTGAGCAGCAAAAGAAAGAGAAAGAAGCGCGTAAGAAACAGAAAGTCATTAGTGTAAAAGAAGTTCGGTTTAGTCCAACCATTGAAGAACATGACTACAATACGAAGATGCGTAATGTCGTTAAGTTCCTGAAAAAAGGTGACAAAGTGAAATGTAGTATTCGCTTTAGAGGACGTGCCATTACACACTCCGAGATCGGAAGACAGGTTCTGGACCGTTTAGTAAAAGATATAGCAGACATTGGTGAAGTAGAGTCTAAGCCTAAGATGGAAGGCAGAAGTATGCTTATGATTCTTGCGCCAAAATCTGAGAAATAA
- a CDS encoding ABC transporter transmembrane domain-containing protein, whose protein sequence is METFKRLKAFYWPYKRFFFGSIIGLIFATAITVVYPLILRFVIDDVFLAGQWELVPYLAFGFILIMALKGIATYIHQFFGDMFGIRAVYLLRNALYKKLQYLPFRYYDNAKTGDLMSRLTADVEGFRFFLSFGFAQLLNFVLLVSFSLGIMLYINVPLALVTLGAMPFLAIVVFRFDKKVHPAFTNIRKSFAQLTTKVQENISGMNTVKSLSKEDFEIGRFVDKNDHYKQSFLHTSSIWAKFFPMMEFIGHICVVVLLAYGGFLVIEGTLNPGDLVAFFSLVWFIIGPMMQLGFIVNTFSQSKASGERLLEVLDVPEDIVSPSQPVELTGERLEGHVRFEHVSHRYSEDEEEYALHDVSFDAPKGTTIGLIGATGSGKTSLTQLLTRFYEANDGDITIDDIDIKRYALETLRKNVGVVLQETFLFSCSIKDNICYGRPQASMDDIIDAAKRAQAHDFIMELPEGYDTMLGERGMGLSGGQKQRVAIARALLIDPSILILDDATSAVDMETEVKIQAALHEVMDGRTTFVIAHRISSIRHADEILVLDKGRVIERGTHDELVELNGAYRRIYDIQFKDRQTVMQNQAVL, encoded by the coding sequence GTGGAAACCTTTAAAAGGTTAAAAGCCTTTTATTGGCCCTATAAGCGTTTCTTTTTTGGTTCTATTATAGGGCTTATATTTGCAACGGCAATTACCGTCGTTTATCCATTGATCCTAAGGTTTGTGATTGATGACGTATTTCTTGCAGGTCAATGGGAGTTGGTCCCTTATCTCGCCTTTGGATTTATCCTCATTATGGCACTGAAGGGAATAGCGACCTACATTCATCAATTCTTTGGAGATATGTTTGGCATCCGTGCTGTGTATTTGCTACGTAATGCGTTATATAAAAAGCTTCAATATTTACCTTTCCGCTATTACGATAACGCTAAAACGGGAGACCTCATGTCCCGTTTGACTGCAGACGTAGAAGGCTTTCGTTTTTTTCTTTCCTTTGGTTTTGCTCAATTACTTAACTTTGTTCTGTTGGTCAGTTTCAGTTTGGGGATTATGCTGTACATAAACGTACCCTTGGCTTTGGTTACATTAGGTGCCATGCCTTTTCTAGCGATCGTGGTTTTTCGATTTGATAAAAAGGTACATCCTGCTTTTACAAACATCCGTAAATCTTTTGCTCAGCTAACAACAAAGGTACAAGAAAACATCAGTGGGATGAACACCGTCAAATCCTTATCTAAAGAAGACTTTGAGATCGGACGATTTGTTGATAAAAACGATCATTATAAACAAAGCTTTCTCCATACATCTAGCATATGGGCCAAATTCTTTCCCATGATGGAATTTATCGGACATATATGTGTGGTCGTACTGCTTGCTTATGGTGGCTTTCTAGTAATTGAAGGGACTTTGAATCCTGGGGACCTCGTTGCCTTTTTTAGTTTAGTTTGGTTTATTATTGGACCGATGATGCAGTTAGGGTTTATTGTGAATACTTTTTCTCAATCAAAAGCGTCTGGGGAAAGATTATTAGAAGTGCTAGATGTCCCAGAAGATATCGTGAGTCCTTCCCAACCCGTTGAGTTAACTGGCGAGCGTTTAGAAGGTCATGTGCGTTTTGAGCACGTGAGCCATCGTTATAGTGAAGATGAGGAAGAATATGCCTTACATGACGTGTCTTTTGATGCACCGAAGGGCACCACGATAGGTCTCATCGGGGCCACGGGATCAGGTAAAACGTCACTGACGCAATTGTTGACAAGGTTTTATGAGGCAAACGACGGGGATATCACCATTGACGATATTGATATCAAGCGTTACGCCCTAGAAACATTAAGGAAAAATGTAGGTGTCGTCCTACAGGAAACGTTTCTGTTCTCATGCTCAATTAAGGATAACATCTGCTATGGGCGTCCACAGGCGAGTATGGATGACATCATAGATGCGGCTAAAAGAGCCCAAGCGCATGATTTTATTATGGAACTTCCTGAAGGTTACGACACCATGTTAGGTGAACGTGGTATGGGACTATCGGGAGGGCAGAAACAAAGAGTGGCTATCGCCAGAGCACTCTTAATAGATCCGAGTATTCTTATATTGGATGACGCCACAAGTGCCGTAGACATGGAAACCGAAGTTAAGATCCAGGCTGCACTTCATGAAGTGATGGACGGCAGGACAACATTTGTCATTGCCCACCGTATCTCATCTATTCGTCACGCTGACGAGATTTTAGTGCTTGATAAAGGAAGGGTCATCGAAAGAGGTACCCACGACGAACTCGTCGAATTAAATGGAGCCTACAGACGCATTTACGACATACAGTTCAAGGACCGACAAACGGTTATGCAGAACCAAGCGGTGCTGTAA
- a CDS encoding ABC transporter ATP-binding protein, translating into MSQQTKRERFQYSIDTAIEKPFNWSQVLRLFSYMKPYAKSLLPLAIIAMLINTGVRLIVPLMIASAIDHMIDIQEYSFLVILTMVIAGMYTLNYVANVFRIKWMNQLGQNVIYDIRQALFKHIQRLSHRFFDQRSAGSILVRVTNDINSMQDLFTNGVINLLMDIIMLVGIIVILLFYSPSLTLAIMVVLPLMFFISTKLRRKIRKSWQVVRLRQSKLNSHLNESIQGIRVTQAYTQEKENMGFFNRINEENFESWRDATQKNAIFRPFVEMSGAIGTAILILYGAYLYQQSAITAGTFVAFAYYLGMFWEPISRLGQLYNQLLVAMASSERIFEFMDEKPSVPEKEDAIQLDHIEGKVVFKNVDFGYDHSRKALNNVSLTIEAGQTIALVGHTGSGKTTITNLLCRFYDVTGGEVLIDGQNVRDLTLDSLRTKISIVLQDTFIFSGTIMENIRFGRPDATDEEVIEAAKAVGADAFIQRLVNGYETEVEERGNVLSMGERQLLSFARTLLADPQILILDEATASIDTETEVMIQKALKRLLAGRTAIMIAHRLSTIREADNIFVLDHGEIIEQGNHEALMQQKGEYYDLVRSQFNVLEAG; encoded by the coding sequence ATGTCTCAACAAACGAAACGTGAACGTTTTCAATATTCGATAGATACAGCGATTGAGAAACCATTTAACTGGTCGCAGGTGTTACGACTCTTTTCCTATATGAAGCCGTACGCTAAGAGCCTGTTACCGTTAGCGATTATCGCCATGCTGATTAATACTGGCGTTCGACTTATTGTACCGCTCATGATTGCGTCTGCTATTGACCATATGATTGACATTCAGGAATACTCTTTTCTGGTCATCCTGACAATGGTTATTGCGGGCATGTATACCTTGAACTACGTGGCTAATGTGTTCCGGATAAAATGGATGAATCAATTAGGTCAGAATGTTATCTATGATATCAGGCAAGCGTTGTTTAAACATATCCAGCGGCTCTCACATCGATTTTTTGACCAACGTTCGGCAGGTTCCATACTGGTGAGGGTCACGAACGATATTAACTCGATGCAGGATTTATTCACTAATGGTGTGATTAACCTCTTGATGGACATCATCATGTTAGTGGGTATTATCGTTATTCTGCTGTTCTATAGCCCAAGTTTGACGTTGGCGATCATGGTTGTATTGCCATTGATGTTCTTTATTTCAACGAAGCTTAGACGAAAGATTAGAAAGTCATGGCAAGTGGTACGTTTGCGACAATCAAAACTGAATTCACACTTGAATGAAAGTATCCAAGGTATTCGTGTCACACAAGCGTACACACAAGAAAAAGAGAATATGGGCTTTTTTAATCGAATAAATGAAGAGAATTTTGAATCCTGGCGTGATGCCACTCAGAAGAATGCCATCTTCCGACCATTTGTAGAAATGTCGGGGGCGATCGGGACGGCGATCCTCATTCTGTACGGGGCTTATTTATACCAGCAAAGTGCGATAACAGCGGGGACCTTCGTTGCTTTTGCCTACTACTTAGGGATGTTCTGGGAACCGATCTCTAGGTTAGGACAGCTATATAACCAGTTGTTAGTGGCTATGGCGTCCTCGGAGCGTATTTTTGAATTCATGGATGAAAAGCCATCCGTCCCTGAAAAAGAGGATGCTATTCAGTTGGATCATATTGAAGGCAAAGTGGTATTTAAAAACGTTGATTTCGGGTACGATCATAGCCGTAAAGCTCTGAATAATGTGTCCCTCACAATCGAAGCAGGACAGACCATCGCATTAGTCGGTCATACCGGGTCAGGAAAAACAACCATCACCAACCTCCTCTGTCGCTTTTATGATGTGACGGGTGGGGAGGTCCTAATCGATGGGCAAAACGTGCGCGACCTTACACTGGATAGTCTGCGAACTAAGATCAGTATCGTTTTACAGGATACATTTATTTTCTCTGGTACGATTATGGAAAATATTCGTTTTGGACGCCCTGATGCCACGGATGAGGAAGTGATTGAAGCTGCTAAGGCTGTAGGTGCAGACGCATTCATCCAGCGATTGGTAAACGGATACGAAACAGAAGTAGAAGAACGTGGAAACGTGTTATCTATGGGAGAAAGGCAATTGCTCTCATTTGCCAGAACGTTACTCGCTGATCCACAAATTCTCATTCTAGACGAAGCGACGGCGAGCATTGATACAGAAACAGAAGTGATGATACAAAAAGCGTTGAAAAGGTTATTGGCAGGTCGAACGGCAATCATGATTGCTCATCGACTATCGACGATTAGAGAAGCAGACAATATTTTCGTATTAGATCACGGTGAAATTATAGAACAAGGAAATCATGAGGCGCTCATGCAACAGAAGGGTGAATACTATGATCTTGTTCGTTCTCAATTTAATGTATTAGAAGCGGGATAA
- the rplT gene encoding 50S ribosomal protein L20 — translation MPRVKGGYTTRRRRKKILKLAKGYFGSKHRLFKSANAQVMKSLLYAYRDRRQRKRDFRKLWITRINAAARQHGLSYSRFMHGLKEAGVDVNRKILADLAVNDKEAFAQLVSKAKGE, via the coding sequence ATGCCAAGAGTTAAAGGTGGATATACAACGCGTCGTAGACGTAAAAAAATATTAAAACTGGCTAAAGGTTATTTCGGTTCTAAACACCGTTTATTTAAATCAGCTAATGCGCAAGTGATGAAGTCACTATTATACGCTTACCGTGACCGTCGCCAAAGAAAGCGTGACTTCCGTAAGCTATGGATTACGCGTATTAACGCAGCAGCTCGTCAACACGGTCTATCTTACAGCCGTTTCATGCACGGACTTAAAGAAGCGGGTGTTGATGTGAACCGTAAAATTCTTGCTGACTTAGCAGTGAATGACAAAGAAGCTTTCGCTCAGTTAGTAAGTAAAGCAAAAGGTGAATAA
- the mqnC gene encoding cyclic dehypoxanthinyl futalosine synthase, translated as MSIDSILNKALAGERINVEETVMLYESDEIEKMGHVADQIMKKWHPEPMTTFVIGRNVNYTNVCDTYCKFCAFYRAPGKDGGYTLSNEEIFNKIQETIDVGGTEILMQGGTNPNLPFSYYTDLLREIKKRFNIHMHSFSPAEISKMVEVSGLPLEEVLRQLKEAGLDSIPGGGAEILDDRIRKKISRMKGSWKEWIECMKTANKVGLHTTATMVIGFGESLEERALHLHRVREAQDETNGFLAFISWTYQPDFTNLGGEKTPPEEYLKNVAISRIVLDNIPNFQSSWVTMGPEVGKKSLSFGCNDFGSTMIEENVVSAAGTTHKVNTNLILKLIREAGKVPAQRNTKYETLRTFHENESIDNDFVMQN; from the coding sequence ATGAGCATCGATAGTATATTAAACAAGGCGTTGGCAGGGGAACGGATCAACGTTGAGGAAACAGTGATGTTATATGAGAGTGATGAGATAGAGAAAATGGGTCATGTGGCCGACCAAATCATGAAAAAGTGGCACCCTGAACCGATGACCACTTTTGTTATAGGGCGAAACGTAAATTATACCAACGTATGTGATACTTATTGTAAGTTTTGTGCCTTCTACCGTGCACCGGGGAAAGACGGAGGCTACACGTTGTCCAATGAAGAGATCTTTAACAAAATACAAGAAACCATCGATGTCGGTGGAACCGAAATTTTAATGCAAGGTGGAACAAATCCGAACTTGCCTTTTTCATATTATACGGATTTATTACGAGAGATTAAGAAGCGCTTTAATATACACATGCATTCATTCTCTCCAGCTGAAATCTCAAAAATGGTTGAGGTCTCTGGCCTACCGTTAGAAGAAGTGTTACGGCAACTGAAGGAGGCGGGGCTAGATTCGATACCAGGCGGAGGGGCAGAAATTTTAGACGACCGTATCCGCAAGAAAATCAGTCGCATGAAAGGGTCTTGGAAAGAGTGGATCGAATGTATGAAGACGGCCAATAAAGTGGGTTTACATACAACGGCCACGATGGTTATAGGGTTTGGTGAATCTTTAGAGGAGCGTGCCCTGCACCTTCATCGGGTCCGGGAAGCGCAGGATGAAACGAACGGCTTCCTAGCCTTCATTTCATGGACTTATCAACCAGACTTCACTAACCTCGGGGGAGAGAAAACACCGCCTGAAGAATACCTTAAGAACGTAGCGATTTCTAGGATTGTACTTGATAATATCCCTAACTTCCAATCTTCTTGGGTCACGATGGGGCCGGAAGTTGGTAAGAAATCACTGTCCTTTGGCTGTAATGATTTCGGGTCGACTATGATTGAAGAGAATGTGGTATCAGCGGCTGGCACAACACATAAAGTCAATACAAATTTAATTTTGAAACTGATTCGCGAAGCCGGTAAAGTACCTGCTCAGAGAAATACGAAGTACGAAACACTTCGCACCTTTCATGAAAATGAATCCATCGACAATGACTTTGTCATGCAAAACTAG
- a CDS encoding XapX domain-containing protein, which produces MKEVFLALIAGIIVGLVFKLIRLPLPAPPVLAGVMGIVGVYLGGVLADKIMSLF; this is translated from the coding sequence ATGAAAGAAGTTTTTTTAGCTCTAATCGCCGGTATTATCGTTGGGCTCGTATTTAAGTTGATTCGTCTTCCTTTGCCTGCGCCCCCTGTATTGGCTGGTGTTATGGGGATTGTGGGTGTGTATTTAGGAGGGGTCCTAGCGGATAAAATCATGAGTCTTTTTTAG